The genomic region GTGAGGGTGTCGCGCAACGCGACAAGCTCGCTGATGCCCAGACCGGTGGCCTGCGCGATCCGCAGCGGGACGTCGCACACCTGCTCGCGCAGCGCTCGGCCCCGCTCGGTGAGGCCCACCTCGACCCGCCGCTCGTCGCGCGCCGACCGCCGCCGCACCACCAGGCCCGCCCCCTCCAGCCGCTTGAGCAGCGGGGAGAGCGTGCCGGAGTCCAACCGCAGCTCGGCGCCCAGCTCGGACACCGTGGGCGCGTCGTCGGGGCGTTCCCAGAGCACCAGCAGCACCAGGTACTGCGGATAGGTAAGCCCGAACTCGTCGAGGATCGGCCGGTACACGTCGGTCAGGGCGCGCGACGCGGCGTAGAGCGCGAAGCACACCTGCCGGCGCAGCACCAGGTCATCGGTCACCCGTGAACCGTAGCCCGCAATTAAGTTGTGCACAACTTATCGGGCCGACGAGTGGCCGTGACGAGGGCCACCGGCAGCTCACCTGTCGCCGACGTACGCCTCCAACTCCACCTCGACCAGATGCTCCGGATCGAGCAGACCCGCCACCACCACAAGCGTCGCCACCGGCCGGACCGCACCGAAGACCACGTTGTGCGCCCGACCCACCTCGTCGGCGTGCAGCCGGTCGGTCACGTACATCCGGGTCCGGACGACGTCACCCGGCTCCACGCCCACCTCGGCGAGCGCCGCCAACCCGATCCGCAACGCCTGCGCGGTCTGCGCGGCGGCGTCCCCGACGTGGACCACCCGACCGTCCACGGTCGCCGTACACCCGGCCGTCATAGCCAGGTCGCCGGCCCGCACCACGCGGGAGTAGCCGTAGCTCTGCTCCCATCGGCCCCCCGAGCCCAGCCGGGTGACCGTCACGACTCGGCCAACGTGCGCAACGCCTCGGCCACCGTGAACGCGCCCGCGTACAGCGCCTTGCCGGCGATCACGCCCTCCACGCCCAGCGGCTCCAACGTGGCCAACGCCCGCAGGTCGTCCAGTGTGGACACCCCACCCGAGGCGATCACCGGCCGGTCGGTACGCACGCACACCTCGCGCAGCAGCTCCAGGTTCGGCCCGCGCATCGTGCCGTCCTTGGTGATGTCGGTGACCACGTACCGCGTCGCGCCCGCCTTGTCCAGGCGCTCCAGCACCTCGTACAGGTCACCGCCGTCGCGGGTCCAGCCCCGCGCGGACAGCGTCTGACCGCGTACGTCCAACCCGATGGCGACCCGGTCGCCGTACTCCCCGACCACCCGGTCGCACCACTCCGGGTTCTCCAGCGCGGCGGTGCCGATGTTCACCCGGCTCGCCCCGGTGCCCAGCGCCGCGCGCAACGACTCGTCGTCGCGGATGCCACCGGACAACTCCACCTGCACGTCCAACTGGCGCACCACCTCGGCGAGCAGGTGCGCGTTGGTGCCCCGGCCGAACGCCGCGTCCAGGTCGACCAGGTGGATCCACTCGGCGCCGTCGCGCTGCCACGCCAGCGCGGCGTCCAGCGGCTCGCCGTAGATGCTCTCGCTGCCGGCGGCGCCCTGCACGAGCCGGACGGCCCGGCCGTCGGCGACATCCACGGCGGGTAACAGGGTGAGACTCAACGTCTTCTCCTCGATCAGGTACGACGGTCCAGAGCGATCACCACGATCGCCGGCAGTACGAGCAGCAACAGCACGATCAGCGCGACACGCAGCGCCAGATCGTCGACGAACGTCCAGATCAGGATCAACGCCGCCCCGGTGAGCAGCACGATAGCCGCCCGCTCACCCCGGGTGTGCCGAGCCAGCCGCCCCGTGCGGCCCCGCCGCAACTGCGGCGTCAACAGGCGCACCACCGCGCGGCGGCGCTGCCGACGCGCCACCCGGCGCTGCCGGGCCGCCCGCTCCCGCGCCAGGACTGCCTCACGTTCCGCCCGCCGACGGGCCCGCTCCCGGCTCACCGCGACGCCCGCCCGCCGCACGCCGGGCGGTGCCGGCGCTCAGTCACCGGCGGGCAGGGTGGCGAGCCAGTTGCGCAGCAACGCGGCACCGGTGTCGGCGGACTTCTCCGGGTGGAACTGCGCCGCCGACAACGGCCCACGCTCCACCGCCGCCACGAAGTCGGTGTCGTGGTGTGCAGTCGTCACCACGGCCCCCGCAGCCGCCAACGCCGCCGGCTCACCCATCGCGTACGAGTGCACGAAGTAGAACCGGCTCTGCGCCGGCAACCCCGCGAACAGCACCGACCCCCGCGGCGCGCGGACCGTGTTCCAACCCATGTGCGG from Micromonospora lupini harbors:
- the priA gene encoding bifunctional 1-(5-phosphoribosyl)-5-((5-phosphoribosylamino)methylideneamino)imidazole-4-carboxamide isomerase/phosphoribosylanthranilate isomerase PriA: MSLTLLPAVDVADGRAVRLVQGAAGSESIYGEPLDAALAWQRDGAEWIHLVDLDAAFGRGTNAHLLAEVVRQLDVQVELSGGIRDDESLRAALGTGASRVNIGTAALENPEWCDRVVGEYGDRVAIGLDVRGQTLSARGWTRDGGDLYEVLERLDKAGATRYVVTDITKDGTMRGPNLELLREVCVRTDRPVIASGGVSTLDDLRALATLEPLGVEGVIAGKALYAGAFTVAEALRTLAES
- a CDS encoding MarR family winged helix-turn-helix transcriptional regulator; the encoded protein is MTDDLVLRRQVCFALYAASRALTDVYRPILDEFGLTYPQYLVLLVLWERPDDAPTVSELGAELRLDSGTLSPLLKRLEGAGLVVRRRSARDERRVEVGLTERGRALREQVCDVPLRIAQATGLGISELVALRDTLTRVTDTIHRQKEQ
- a CDS encoding RidA family protein, giving the protein MTVTRLGSGGRWEQSYGYSRVVRAGDLAMTAGCTATVDGRVVHVGDAAAQTAQALRIGLAALAEVGVEPGDVVRTRMYVTDRLHADEVGRAHNVVFGAVRPVATLVVVAGLLDPEHLVEVELEAYVGDR